In Citrus sinensis cultivar Valencia sweet orange chromosome 3, DVS_A1.0, whole genome shotgun sequence, the sequence GCTCCTGCCACAATGTTTGCCCATTTAGATGCTACTACGGTACTATCAATGCCAAAGGTATCTGTCAAGAGGATGCTAACCATAGATCAAATTATTTCATGGATTGGATTTCATTTGACCGTCTATGGCTCCATTGTGTGTGCTCGGGGTAGAAGTTTTGAATAAATGTCTTGTCATGCTACTAAGTACTTTGATTTAAGTACTTTTCTTTCTAAGAGGTGGAATAGAATAACGCGGCTGAAGTGTAATGATCATATGTCTGTAATGCATTGTATGTGGTTGATGcttctttgttatttttgccCTAGTTAATCTTATTCTCTTTACATTAAGGCTGCTGGAATTCCCAAGAAACTGGCTCCGACAATTGGTGTTTCAGTCGATCATCGACGCAAGAACCGTTCTCTTGAGGGTCTTCAATCTAATGTTCAGAGGCTCAAGACTTACAAGGCTAAGTTGGTTGTTTTCCCAAGACGTGCTCGCAAGTttaaggtaattttttttaatcattttatttaaatttgctgagtaagatattttattttatctattttttgtCATCTGTTATCTTGATTTATTCTTATCTGGACTCTTTGCAGGCTGGTGATTCGGCTCCTGAGGAATTGGCAACAGCAACTCAAGTACAAGGACCTTACATGCCCATTGCTCCTGAGAGGCCTACTGTCGAGCTTGTTAAGGTTACTCAAGATATGAAGTCCTTCAAGGCTTATGACAAACTCCGTATCGAGCGTGTGAACGAGCGCCATTTTGGTGCCAGGATGAAGAAGGCTGCAGAGGCTGaaaaggaagagaagaagtaaaaaaacttgtttaaGCAACACTTTGAATGTGGGCCTGTTTTTGGCATTTTGTTATAGTGATTTCAATCTGTTAGCTTTAGGCttgaaattgttattttattttgaatgtgGGAAGATTTCTTGGTTATATTATTTGCAATGGACCTATCCAATGGttgttttggttttgaatTCTTTCCTGAATGAAGTAGATTCTTGCCAAAGCCTTAAAGCATTGGCTACTTTAAAATGTTGGCATATTTTGTCTGGGGAAGATATTATTTTGCAATGTTGCAATGGAAATTGTGCTTGACCAGTGCTTAATTTGGAGGATAGCTAAAGCTGCTTGTAACTTTTTTCAACTGTTTAAAGACGAGCAATTTCGTGTTTTGTTCATGCtggtttcttataagaattTGCTAATCCTGTGCTTCGTTTTCTAGCTGTTTGTTTTCATATCACCCTGTAAATAAATTGACGTtgaagaaatttttggaattcTTACCtaatttcaatcttttttatttgttcaatTGCTAAGAACGGAGTATGAAGATATAAGAGATTTTTAATCTCTTTCAAGATTGAcatgcccttttttttttttttttgttagttcTTGGAAAATTATGACTTATTTTATTGGCTATGGAATAAAAGTTAAAGACTGCTGTCTTATGATCTAGAAATTCATCTGATTGCTTTTtgacaatttctttttatcatgGGAAAAGGTAACTCAAAATCCAATAATTGTCTCAACCCTAATATTTGTCTAAATACACTTCTTTTTAGTTAAGGAGGAGCAGTGATATTTGATCTTCTGAATTTATGACATCAGCCTCTAATAACTATTtgtatgttaatttttgttttattcttatgtgattattaaaaatgattatattaatttttgtttaattcttgtgtgattattaaaaatgattaataagTTTCAAGTACAATGTCACTTATAACTTTTTGTAACTATCTAAATGTATAAAGGCTACTTGCACCATCATGAATAACAGAGCAATAATATTTGAACAGCGTAACATCAGGGTAACAAAATTGCATCCCAAGTAATGGAGCATTGATATTTGAATGCTTAGtgcttaatttcaaattagtttttattactttctttgtggttatttaatatatttttataaactccttaaatttttattagtcaTTAATGTTTTGTCGGAGTTTTTATGCCGAACAAATAAAAAGGagtagaaaaattataaattggtGCGAAAAAATAGTCAGATGAAAGATTTAAGGGAGAAAGGAGAGTGTAGTTCGTTTTGTGTTAagagtttaaaataaaaaaaaaaaacaacagaaCTATTATAGAGGGAGCTCTCTGTGTGTTTAAATTTCAAGATGATCTCCTGTATAAACGTTTTTAAGCAGATTTTTAGCACGTGAATGGGTATATTGAGGAAATAGGATTTATTTTCATGAGTATATTGAGGAAGAGTGACACAAAGAAGATTAAATTTGCATTCCTATAATTTCAatgtcattaaattttttcatatctGGTAATTACTCATGAGATATGTTACCataaatgaaaagaagaaTCATCTTAACTATTAATTCATGGTAAATGCAATGACTTCAAATAAATTGACCGGCCAGTGATAGCAAGTAATAGCACATATActtcttataattttaagtaataaaattaccaaCTGTATCGACTTccgaaataaattatattaatctaGTTAAGGTTAATTAGCGGCAAAGAAAATGTTGTTCTAGGTGGCTAATTTTAACTTCGTAAACTTCTTTTGATACACATTTAACCACAATTCATTGATGGATGTGGCAATATTATTGCTCTTTAATGTAAgagtaattatatatttataaaattaggaTACACAATTTGTATTCCAAACAACGTGGCACGAGATATCTCATTTGTTCGTTAATATAAGATAGGAGAAAATGATGGTGCAACGGTGGTACGGTACCACCGTTGCATCCAGCCGTTGAATTTCAATAGATCCATTTATCTAAGTGGATCCAACGACTAGATGCAACAGTGGTACCGTATCACCGTTGCATCGTAACCGGACCCtataagataatataaaaggttaattattacaaaacaCATGCATAGCTCCTTGATTTATAACGTGTCATTACTTTCGGGGTtcgtttggaattgaggttgggcagccgtagcttaaaagttacagtactaAAGTATTTAGTAAACACCAGCTGCTGTAGTTTGaaagttatgttgatatgCTTTTTCACTtctataatgaaaaatctaatatatctttaataattttttcaaaattattatttcaaatttatatttatactaCATGTTGTTAATTGTTGTTTGATggttatagttttttttcatAGCAACCGTGACTTAAAAGGTACAATACCTTAATTCCAAATAGAACCTTAATCTAGTATCACAATTGTAAGCATGAGATTTGGATTGTGATTCCTTTATAAGGTTTAATTTGATCAGTaagtatttcaaaaaaatatatatatctcaaCCTTACACTTTTATAAATACACGAGTTGAACAACAAACTAATCGAAAACACATGATCAAAGTGATTgtgataataaaaatcaatgcAGAGAACTggcaaagaagaaaaactacACATGTTCTTGTCTCGAGAACGAGCACCAAAAGCTCTCTTTACTGGCATAAATTGTACCAGATCACAAGAGGagattacaaaatttttaatgaatccTAAATCACTCATTAACTGTCTCTCAATCACAGGATATCAGCAATCACAGGATATCAGCTTGCAAATGAGCCCCATTTATCACTTACTTTTACGGTCTTGCTGGTCTAGTCAACGCCAGTCAAACCAACTCTTATTCCAATTGCCAGCACGTGCCACTCTCATTTCGATACTTTGCTTTTTCCTGGAAAATCTTACGAAACTAATAATGAACTAATTTATTAGTCTAAATAGATATGTTAATCGAACCGAACCGGTTTTAAAATTGGTCCGGACCAGTCGGTTCAATTTGGGTCAAtcaaatccatttttttttttcttttctttcctcaAAAACTAGGCTGATTAGTCTTAGTTTTGTGAGTGAATATTCATGGAGAACGCGTTTGTATCTAAGGTTGATAACACACACAACATAAAAAAACTGAATTGTATGGATGTTCAAGATGACAAAATTCTTCGTGTGAAGTGAGATAACCTAATCTATTTGGGCTAATTAAGGTAACTACAATGAAGttgatatattttatagtggatatataagttttatatttttattatcatatttatGAGTTGAAGTTAAGTGCCAATGAATGCATAGCTAAGTTATTATAAACCCTTAATATATGTTTCTCAAACAACtttcaatttatacaaaagaATTATCTGTTCGTGTTTATATATTATCAGTTAAcctttatgaaaaatttagaagaTAGATTTTCATTTCAGATATTGCAATTATACAAAACTAAAagtagaaaattatttaatatggtGTTCATCATTTATCGTTTATCACTAAATAAGTTTATCGTTTCttcattaattcttttaatttaaaatttattataaaccCTTAACATACGTTTGCCGAACAACTTTCAATCTATGCAAAAGAATTATCTGTTTGTATCTATATAAtcagttaatttttatgagaAATTTAGAAGATAGATTTGCATTTTAAATGTTGCATTTATACAAAACTAAAAgtagaaaattatttactacGGTGTTCGtcatttatcatttatcaCTAAATAAGTTTATCGTTTCTTCATTAatccttttaatttaaaataactaaataaggTGTTTCAAAcaacacaaattaattaaaacaattaaaaaaatataaaaaataatggtttaaacagttaaattaatttaattataaacaataaaaaattatattaccaCTAAAAGTTAACAATGCATGTGACGATAGCTAGTGTTATGGTAGTTAATTCGGCTGTTAGCGTTGCTTCTCTTTGTTATCAGTGTTAATTTAGTTTTGGTTGGGTTCCGAAAATTTTCAAACCGAATTGAACCGACTTTAGAAAAATGAACCGGATCAAGCTGCAAATATTTGTATAGTTTTGAATGTCAGTTTGGTTTGATAGTCAACCAAAGTTCGTATCAAATTGATCGACTATAAACAAAATTGGAACCAAAGTGAACTGATAGCCAAAACTTTCAGTCCAgctttgtttatttaacaagtAACATATTTTGCCAATCATTACCTTTCTTTTATAACTATTTCTCAATGGTATATgccatgttaaatttttttttttaacatataaaaaaaattcctaagGAAATGTGAGAAATGTCAAGATTTCGgttcatttgatttaatagtTTTGATCACCTGCTCAACAAGACTAAATGAGTATGaaaatcaatagattaaaatcaacaaaagAGTTAACCATTAAATCAAATCACAATCATCCATAGAACAAATTAGATAGAAaccaaagagaaaaattaaaacatattaCAAATGACAATAAAGCAGCAACACTTATAACAACATTAAATAACTCAAATAAGGCAAATAACAATATTGACTCCATTGAACAACAAACTGCTTCAACTcggatttttctttattttcaattagcTTCTCTAATTGCACTGATAATTTGATTCCGATAATAGAAATTAAGTTGAAGGACATCACCACACACACACCATCTTCACAATCCTCAATGTTACTTTAACGACCTAAAGTCAAGTCAAGATTGATGGATCCATCATCTATGCCACCAGATGGATTGTTATTCTCCTCATTATAATCTGAGTTCAGATCAATTTGATTTGGGATAGCAGCAGCTGCAGGTTGATTCAGTTGATTAGCAACTGCAGCCCTAGCCCTAGCAGCACTGATCACGGTACCATCATTAGTAGGAGGAGGAAAACTTTGTATGCGCCGCACTGGAATAACAACTGGCTTCATATGTTGGTCCTGTATATTATTAGTATGAGTACTCAAACTGGCAATTGGTGGCAGCGAGAATGATGGAGGATGAAGATGTTGGTTTTGTCTAGGGATATCAAAACCAAACAACCTTTGAGCTTCAAGTGCTGCTTGGTTCCGAACACGGATGAAGTTGTTCTGAAAATTCATGAGCTCTTCCCCCCTGATGTGAGTTTGATAGTGGTTTATAAGAGCCTCAGGGCTAAAAAAGACTTGTTGACATACTGCACAATGCTCTTGAACTGGGTTGGAGTTTGAACGATGAGGCGGTGGAGCTAGGCTGAAACCGTCAGGGTGTCCATTGCCAGACATGATTATGGATATGGTAGGAATAAACAAAAGGGATGGcaaagaggggaaaaaaaacatgGAGATTAAAAGAACGAGCAAATGAGAAGTTGGTAAGTGAAGAAGGAAAGAGGGGGTGATGAGATTTTATAgtgtacaaattttattatcatatttatGAGTTGAGTTAAGTGCCAACGAATGCATAGCTAAGTTATTATAAACTCTTAATGTTTCTCTAAAAACTTCCAATTTACGCAAAAGGATAGAATgcttatatttattatcaactaaacttgtataaaaaatttaggagatagattttcattttaaatattgcaTTTATATGAAAACTAaaagtgaaattatttaaaaatcactaaataagtttgtcatttttttaattaatttttttaattcaaaagcaCTAAAAAAGGTTatataagagagagagagagagagagagagagagagagagagagagagagagagagagagagagagagagagagagagagtgagtgAGAGCTAAATAAGGTATTCCGAACAACGCATAATTAGTTAAGacaattaaaaaacataaagagaaaagttatttaaatagctaaatttaaaaaaaaaacctgaaaAGATATTATCACTAAAAGATAATAAGGTACATGAAGATAATTGTGTTATggtagttaatttttttttaaaaaattttatatgtgattttttaaattattcacaaTCAACTCCTTAACTAATAACTATATACTCTAAGTTAATACAGAACTAAGACTTGGGTCGATGTGTTTATGTTGAAGATAAGATAAAGTGgtcataatattaaatagaaaaacttGAAGGAGCCCAAACATATAAATTTCATAGAAGTAAGTCAAATTTCATTGAAGacccttattttaaaaaaatgggtCAACGGCACATAGTTCTACCCCTATTATCATCCAATGATAGAACTAAGATTTTGATATGCTGGTGCCATTATGGAGAAAATATGAACATTAAGTTTCTAACGACTTTTGATAGATACAGAAGAATTGAATATTCATATCTATTATCAGTTAgcctttataaaaaatttaagaaataaattttcattttaattactgcatttatatgaaaaataaaaataaaaattatttaaaaatcacaatataatattttttgtttcgttCATTAGATCTTTTAGTTTAAAAGAACTAAATAAGGTGTTTCAAATAAcacaataatcaattaaaaataactaaaaaaatttaaaaaagtgacttaaaaattgaatctagaaaaaaaatctaaaatatattGCCACACTAAAAGATAATGCACTTGATGATAATGATAGTATGGgatttagttaattttaaaatcataagtCGTGTTCTACTTGTAGTGTAGATAACACTTAGTGAATGGCCTAACTCATAAAGCTAGTTTATGAGTCAATAACTGCTCCCAACACCCCCTCCCTATATAGCTCAAGAGCAACTCTCAAGCAATGCGAGATTATTGTCTGGGCGTCCTGTCATGTATCCACCAATCGTATTACTGGTGGAAAAAGAATCCACACAAGCAACtgcaaataaagcaaaaattaaCTCTTTCCCTGTTTATGTGATTAAAACGAGATGTATACCACAATAAATAAGTAGAAATTAAACCAATAcaatctaaaataataaatcaatcacaaatgaaataaatttttatgtggaaACTCAAATCGAGAAAAATCACGGGACTGTAGTTCAATATATCCTTCCACTATATAATAATGAGATTATAACAGAAATTCTTCTCTATAAAATACTAGAGGTTAACAACATTAAGAATCTCAACATTCTTAGTTTATAGTCACTATAATAAATGTTTTCTAACAAGTGAATATCTCTAATAACAACCAACaagaggataaaataaaaattaagaccAGTAAAAATGTAGAGGACGATACCAGAAACTTAacctcaaaatttaaaaaaaaaacgaagttaaattttcctttaaactTTGGGCTTTAAGGCTATCCAAATAAGATGGACCCAATAATTACCTTGTCTTTATCATGTGATAAGGTAATGTGATCTCATTCATGAACAAGTTGGCTATGATGCCATATAGAAGATCATAGTCATTACTCATACTTAATAGCTAACTTATGTGTAAAGAGTTGTCTCATACTTTGTTAGGTCCTTAAAATACTCAACTACTCGAGGAATTTAGATTTTGGTTTAATGGAGGTCATATGgagttaaagaaaaaattaaagaggtcataacataaaaaaggaaatttgaacgagccaaaaaaaaaaacaaaaaaacgaACACAAGGTAAATGTCATTGAagttttctttaaaaagaaaaagaaattaaccaATGGCACATAGTTTAACCCTTATGTTTATCCAATGGCggaatcaaaattttggtttGATAGCACCATAATCGAGAAACTATGAACTCTTAAAGTTTCTCTAAAAACTTTCAATTTAGATGCAGAAGGATTGAGTGTCCATATTTGTTATCAGTtagattttatgaaaaatttagaagataaaatttcattttacttgTTGCATTTATACATGAAGTAGAAGCAGAAAGTAATTTAAACTCAcaacttatttttatcattttgttcATTAAGTCTTTTAATtccaaagaataaaatgaggtGTTTCAAATAACACAATAATCAGttagaataattataataaaaatctaaaaaggttattgaaaaattcaagtttaggaaaaaaaatccaaaaaaatatcaccactaaagataataatatGCTTGGTGATAATAATGTTATggtatttaattatttttaaaattcatatgcAGTATTTTAAATAACCCTTAGTCAATGAGCCTATCTCatactaaaaaattagttcATGAATTAAGGATTGTCTCATGTATATATACTTTGTCCAAGAACTAATCTCAGTCAATGAGGGACTATCTCCTTGATAC encodes:
- the LOC102613171 gene encoding 60S ribosomal protein L13-1 is translated as MKHNNVIPNGHFKKHWQNYVKTWFNQPARKNRRRVARQKKAVKIFPRPTAGPLRPVVHGQTLKYNMKLRAGRGFTLEELKAAGIPKKLAPTIGVSVDHRRKNRSLEGLQSNVQRLKTYKAKLVVFPRRARKFKAGDSAPEELATATQVQGPYMPIAPERPTVELVKVTQDMKSFKAYDKLRIERVNERHFGARMKKAAEAEKEEKK